A DNA window from Pyrus communis chromosome 3, drPyrComm1.1, whole genome shotgun sequence contains the following coding sequences:
- the LOC137727452 gene encoding uncharacterized protein: MELALSILFLSLNFSSFLRPATARGGLHTSYPPGCPCCKLSMGWHSGSKERLFACPDDETFRFLAIVYSRSHYNMSLRKEFEGGITNQAFWYPIYGGMQDRKYKNGGCFELTLEISDNKWPTANEVRHQLGQVCATFKYKTTFFSQVYHVYGDMVAPLV, translated from the exons ATGGAGCTTGCTCTTTccatcctcttcctctctctcaacTTCTCCTCTTTTCTTCGTCCTGCTACTGCTAGAGGCGGCCTTCATACTTCCTACCCTCCAG GTTGCCCTTGTTGCAAATTATCCATGGGATGGCACTCAGGatcaaag GAAAGATTATTTGCATGTCCAGACGACGAGACATTCCGGTTCTTAGCAATTGTATATAGTCGCTCTCACTACAATATGTCATTGCGCAAGGAATTTGAGGGAGGGATTACGAATCAAGCTTTCTG GTACCCTATATATGGAGGCATGCAAGATCGGAAATACAAAAATGGTGGCTGTTTTGAATTGACTTTGGAGATTAGTGATAACAAATGGCCTACTGCTAACGAGGTCAGGCATCAGTTAGGGCAAGTGTGTGCAACCTTTAAATATAAAACGACATTCTTTAGCCAAGTTTATCATGTATATGGGGATATGGTTGCGCCCTTGGTGTAG